From the Cryptomeria japonica chromosome 2, Sugi_1.0, whole genome shotgun sequence genome, one window contains:
- the LOC131054487 gene encoding cation/calcium exchanger 4 — protein MGKSGLGKMGSQFRILFNLGFVVLLLVFLSDRVNILKSPLYLRGHSSRTSYRWSLEKFESEILLKGSDNWVIGTENVTLAEAGGAISGRDQQFSRTQTENQSAANGNISGILIRNLSGKFQSFRRTLVENSTKADLGGGGELDTVETFSSCAGLEQHIGFTSRCEFIKAHKHCTSGGVIEYITFFYCTCENWPLFGYAVLGFWLVALFYMLGNTAADYFCCSLEKLSKLLKLPPTVAGVTLLPLGNGAPDVFASIAAFVGAGAGEVGLNSVLGGAVFVTCVVAGSVALLVAGSDARIDRRCFVRDVCFFLFTLTSLCLILIMGKVNLWGSIAFLSIYIMYACTVAANECLKKQAQKLKRKSMTPMHPVFGSNFSISGEDEDDSMYSPLLDLESTTGLTADLARFETSLPQWMWASNVAIYSNQTMAKTVEDTRPLWGWSEDGENNKSRRSLFHFFTCLVNWPLTLPRQLTIPIVEDDRWSKSVAVVSVMLAPILLSVLWNTQESKPFGIGKVAYAAGVLSGAVFGTLAYFKTNPDHPPRRYMFPWVAGGFIMSIVWFYIIANELVALLVSLGVIFEINPSILGLTVLAWGNSMGDLMSNISLAMNGGDGVQIALSGCYAGPMFNTLAGLGVSLLLGAWSAHPAAYIVPKDTSLFYTLGFLMIGLVWALFVLPLNDMRLSKLLGIGLLTLYSSFLILRLSNALGLFTISGLY, from the coding sequence ATGGGAAAATCCGGGTTGGGCAAAATGGGCAGCCAGTTCCGTATATTGTTCAACTTGGGGTTTGTTGTGCTGTTGCTTGTTTTTCTGTCGGATCGTGTAAATATTTTGAAATCCCCACTGTACCTCAGGgggcattcttctagaacctcttatCGGTGGAGTTTGGAAAAGTTTGAATCTGAAATTCTGTTAAAGGGGTCAGACAATTGGGTGATCGGTACAGAAAATGTAACTTTGGCTGAAGCTGGCGGAGCAATTTCAGGAAGAGATCAGCAATTCTCAAGAACGCAGACTGAAAATCAATCGGCAGCGAATGGTAATATTTCGGGAATTCTCATTCGGAATCTCTCAGGAAAGTTTCAGAGTTTCAGGAGAACACTCGTAGAAAACTCAACGAAAGCAGACCTTGGAGGAGGCGGTGAATTGGATACTGTTGAAACCTTCTCTTCCTGTGCTGGATTGGAACAACACATAGGGTTTACGAGTCGGTGTGAATTTATCAAAGCCCACAAACATTGCACTTCTGGAGGAGTCATTGAGTACATAACATTCTTCTATTGCACATGCGAGAACTGGCCACTGTTTGGTTATGCTGTCTTAGGTTTTTGGTTGGTGGCACTATTCTATATGCTAGGCAACACAGCAGCAGATTACTTTTGTTGTTCTTTAGAGAAGTTGTCTAAACTATTGAAACTACCACCAACAGTTGCTGGAGTGACTCTTCTTCCTCTTGGGAATGGAGCCCCTGATGTGTTTGCAAGTATTGCTGCTTTTGTCGGAGCTGGTGCTGGTGAAGTAGGACTTAATAGTGTTTTGGGAGGTGCAGTTTTTGTTACCTGCGTTGTGGCTGGATCAGTTGCTTTGCTTGTTGCAGGTTCAGATGCACGGATTGATCGCAGGTGCTTTGTGCGCGATGTGTGTTTCTTTCTCTTCACACTTACTTCTCTTTGTCTGATTCTAATAATGGGAAAAGTTAACTTGTGGGGATCAATAGCATTCCTGTCAATCTATATTATGTATGCATGTACTGTTGCGGCAAATGAATGTTTAAAGAAGCAAGCCCAAAAATTAAAGAGGAAGTCAATGACACCTATGCATCCTGTTTTTGGAAGTAATTTTTCTATTAGCGGCGAAGATGAAGATGATTCCATGTATAGTCCTCTCTTGGATTTAGAGTCAACTACAGGTTTGACTGCTGATCTTGCCCGTTTTGAGACTTCGTTGCCTCAGTGGATGTGGGCCTCAAATGTTGCAATTTACTCAAACCAGACAATGGCAAAAACAGTAGAGGATACCAGGCCTTTATGGGGTTGGAGTGAGGATGGTGAAAATAATAAATCAAGGCGTTCATTGTTCCACTTTTTCACGTGTCTTGTGAATTGGCCATTGACATTGCCGAGGCAACTAACCATACCTATTGTTGAAGATGATCGCTGGTCAAAAAGTGTTGCAGTTGTAAGTGTGATGCTTGCACCAATTCTGTTGTCTGTTTTGTGGAATACACAAGAAAGCAAGCCCTTTGGTATTGGTAAAGTAGCATATGCTGCTGGAGTACTTTCAGGTGCTGTATTTGGAACCTTAGCATATTTTAAAACAAATCCAGATCACCCTCCTCGTAGATACATGTTTCCCTGGGTTGCAGGAGGTTTTATTATGAGCATAGTGTGGTTTTACATTATTGCAAATGAACTGGTGGCTTTATTAGTTTCCTTAGGTGTTATTTTTGAGATAAATCCATCAATCCTAGGCTTGACTGTGTTGGCCTGGGGTAATTCTATGGGTGATTTGATGTCTAATATTTCTTTGGCGATGAATGGAGGTGATGGAGTGCAAATTGCTTTGTCAGGATGCTATGCAGGTCCCATGTTTAATACACTAGCTGGATTAGGAGTTTCTTTGTTGCTGGGAGCCTGGTCTGCACATCCTGCTGCTTATATAGTTCCAAAAGACACCAGTTTGTTTTACACCTTAGGTTTTCTTATGATTGGGCTTGTGTGGGCCTTGTTTGTGTTGCCATTGAATGACATGCGCCTAAGCAAGTTGTTAGGGATTGGCCTCTTAACTCTATACTCTTCCTTCCTTATACTCAGATTGAGCAACGCCCTTGGGCTTTTCACCATTTCTGGTTTATATTAA